From one Lotus japonicus ecotype B-129 chromosome 3, LjGifu_v1.2 genomic stretch:
- the LOC130749053 gene encoding transcription repressor OFP1-like, with the protein MGNYRFKLSDMIPNAWFYKLKDMGRGNKQTHTLSRNKKQSLPSSTTQSSKPKQTHHSNPRRSYYFTREVNPYPTTYKPNNSPEPEPEPPRKSSKQRTRRRRRRTASSATPKLVTSAGCNCRPTIESVWIKSNSPPGHSSSHSPFDDSSAETESPDPEFRTDRVLLPSESSSFDEMVSLSTSCACTRDIVIDVEGNSLARKDDKLEGCDDDDDDDDVDAFSELVELPPIITKTPKINNFVSDCRKKEPKSRSRIAKTNEQGYLKVRIVKEDSTAASVKGQRSTGSVFRRFSSASHMANSPGVKLRVNSPRIASLKVHNYSHGRSSTTGSRRSFSGSCAVVKSSFNPQKDFRESMVEMIVQNNIRASKDLEDLLACYLSLNSDQYHELIIKVFKQIWFDLTR; encoded by the coding sequence ATGGGGAATTACAGGTTCAAGTTATCAGACATGATTCCCAATGCCTGGTTTTACAAGCTGAAAGACATGGGGAGAGGGAACAAGCAAACACACACTCTTTCCAGAAACAAGAAACAATCCTTACCATCCTCAACCACACAATCAtcaaaaccaaaacaaacccaCCATTCCAATCCCAGAAGGTCTTACTATTTCACAAGAGAGGTTAACCCTTACCCAACCACCTACAAACCCAACAATTCCCCTGAACCTGAACCTGAACCACCCAGAAAATCATCCAAACAgagaaccagaagaagaagaagaagaacagctTCTTCTGCTACCCCAAAGCTTGTTACCTCAGCAGGTTGTAACTGCCGCCCCACCATCGAATCTGTTTGGATCAAATCGAATTCCCCACCAGGACACTCTTCATCTCATTCACCATTTGATGATAGCTCTGCTGAAACAGAGTCCCCTGACCCAGAATTCAGAACAGACCGTGttcttcttccctctgagtcatcatcatttgatgaaatggtttccttatccaCCTCCTGTGCCTGCACCAGAGACATCGTTATCGATGTTGAAGGGAATTCTCTTGCCAGAAAAGATGACAAGCTTGAAGGCtgtgacgatgatgatgatgatgatgatgttgatgcATTTTCAGAGCTTGTAGAACTTCCTCCAATCATAACCAAAACACCCAAAATCAACAACTTTGTGAGCGATTGCAGGAAGAAAGAACCAAAATCCAGAAGCAGAATCGCCAAAACAAACGAACAAGGGTATCTGAAGGTTCGAATTGTGAAGGAAGATTCAACTGCAGCATCAGTGAAAGGACAGAGAAGCACTGGCTCTGTTTTTCGGAGATTCTCCTCTGCTTCTCACATGGCAAATTCTCCGGGAGTGAAACTCCGGGTCAACTCGCCGAGAATTGCTAGCTTAAAGGTCCACAACTACTCTCATGGCAGGTCGTCGACGACTGGCTCCCGGAGAAGCTTCTCCGGCAGCTGCGCCGTCGTGAAGTCGTCGTTCAACCCGCAGAAGGATTTCAGGGAGTCAATGGTGGAGATGATCGTGCAGAACAACATCAGGGCGTCGAAGGACTTGGAAGATCTTCTTGCTTGTTACCTTTCTCTGAATTCAGACCAGTATCATGAACTCATCATCAAGGTGTTCAAGCAAATTTGGTTTGATTTGACAaggtag